ttttatacggatattaccccacacatacgcactaaaacctcaaaacacgaaagtgGACTGTCCagcacacactcgatcgagtgtctaaccctactcgatcgagaaagaggctactcaatcgagtgcctcgacatcagaccccaaacagaccttctgatctctaacatactcgaccgagtagccaggctacttgatcgagtgaccccctactcgatcgagtgcccgaggtactcgatcgagtgcccaaaaagtcgattctggttgcaaaaacgtcaaatacccactcgatcgagtcagacccactcgatcgagtcatgctaactcgaaaatGATACCGtatgctatatcatatcccaacatataaacaactttataaacacaacattatatcatagttaagcatactatgctactcaactcttcatatgaataacgaaacaactatatcatgttatcaaacgccacatagtaaacatccaacatgctccttattccaacaacagttctatatgtctcatcaatctttcattcatattctcaaccttctacttcaaacatccaacaattacaacatacttcatcacatccacacacaagcgaacAACCAACACATAtgacttgacatacaccccccatgtgaccggttcaaaattgtagggcgatttcgcgactttaggacgtctcccaagcctttctATTAGcgcctacaacctttaccccgggttcattttaattgactccctatattcattggattcaatggttataggtttcaggatcgtcgcacTGATACCaatttataacacccccatactccaagtgccttaccaggaccacccaggtataaggatgttaccatctcggttacccgaggcaacgataatcaaataaacaataatgaaacaacgtttaaatataaatactttagtgaaaggttacaatccaaaaaccaaaccaaaatacgagtacatgtctcaaaccaactgtctaatcagctaatTGAAATGTTTATGAatactactaagctacagcggaagacttctatcatcagaccggggcacatcccagctatcccagtactcaactcatacctgctcaatatctgctcaccatccccgaatggatcaccgtaggtATTAAAACAATAAATCGGGGTTagtactattcacacaatttatataatcaacagtacagtaaacaacacagctcatgagtcacacacaatcacccacaccaatcaatctccgtcaccgactgtcaactggaccagccctgccagtgggggaccgcagccgaacccaccaaatccccgctcatcataccgagcgataaccctgtcccataaatgtgcacatccccttccgtggcgggttccacgaagggcgaaactagggcgtgaagccactcccgcaagtgactccactcagccgagaacgcatctcgagaaccagagacaaacaatcacaattacactacaacatcaacaaccgtctgaatcaatcaataatcaccaactacagcacaatcaccacacatcatgtaaataatactgagtagggaaaccctacctggaaagcacaacaatcagacgatctcacagctgatataaaaacgcttcctctacgaatcctcctcctaatatacaagcacataatcactaccaatcatacaaacaacaaaatccccaaatccccaaattagggtttaaacaactttaaagaaacattataaaaatggtatataggtcttaccctcgacgcaaggatcacaacggtataaagaaaggtgaaatccggccttccaagctccgggatttgccaataatgcgattaaagcgaatgacgtactttgttttctctcttgacagtaatttaggttttaaaaagtgtttaagaacaatgatggaaattattatatacttaatcgcattattaacaaaacccgagaaatcatccctcAGAAAacctattactcgatcgagtagctaaggtactcgatcgagtacccccttacttgatcgagtatccacgttactcgatcgagtacccaacaggtcagaaactattttaatctgcaactcgcccgtactcgacagagtaaggcctactcgatagagtacccagagactcataaatatgTAGTATTacaactacgcgcaagggtttgatttaatttttttaaatgaatacgtaggcaatccttcacaggatacaacccattattttaaatgtaaatagaaggacatttgcatatgcatttggaattcgacaagaataataatagaaaatcccaacggtttcataaccaatcaacctcttttatttcatttcttttaataataatacgctacataataaaaataaagctaaaaaaaagactaggattctaaaaaccccaccttcttattacaaacaacaataataataataataataatattataattctACTTTGATAagagaagattaaagagagaaaacaaTATAAGAGAAAgtgagtattgttgttgtatatATTTTCATCCATGTACATGTGATACATATATATAGATTACAAAGATACCTCTTGGTGAAAGGTAACAATGGTTCCTAAAGGATAAGGAGATGGAAAGTTACAATGGTTGGGAATAGATACAATGGTTGGGGATGTAGGGGTATCATGGTCATCCACTATACATATTTTATAACACTCCCCCTTTGATGACCATTCCTTAAAATAACATAATGTCTGGTGATGCGCATGGAAtgctgcctcgttaaaaccttacAAGGAAAACCCAATGGGAGTTTTTGcgcgctgtactctttttccttcacCATGGTTTTTCCCATTGGGTTTTCCTGgtaaggttttaacgaggcagcaTTCCATGCGCATCACCAGACATTATGTTATTTTAAGGAATGgtcatccaagggggagtgttataaAATATGTATAGTGGATGACCATGATACCCCTACATCCCCAACCATTGTATCTATTCCCAACCATTCTTTGGGGACCCATCTTTGTGCGTTGTGGTGGAGCTATTGGTACATAAACCGCACAACCAAAAACTCTAAGATGGGAAATATTTGGTTCCTGACCATGAACCAATTGAGACGGGGAGAATTTATGATAACTCGTTGGTCTGATGCGAATAAGTGATTCAGCATGTAGTATAGCATGTCCCCAAGCAGAAATTGGGAGTTTAGACCTCATAAGTAATGGTCTAGCAATTAGTTGAAGTCGTTTGATTAAAGATTCAGCTAGACCGTTTTGTGTATGAACATGGGCTACAGGATGTTCAACATTTATCCCAATCGACATGCAATAATCATTAAAAGTTTGGGAAGTAAATTCACTAGCATTATCAAGACGAATATTCTTGATAGGTGTATCTGGAAAGTGTGCTCGTAATTTTATTAATTGAGCAAGTAATCTCGCAAACGCCAGGTTTCGAGTTGATAACAAGCATACATGGGACCATCTAGTCGATGCATCGATTAAAACCATAAAATATCTAAATGGTCCACTTGATGGATGTATTGGTCCACAAATATCCCCTTGTATACGTTCCAGAAAACTAATTGATTCAAAATTTATCTTAACTGGTGAAGGACGAATTATAAGTTTCCCTTGTGAACAAGCAGCACAGGGAAAATTATTAGGAAGAAACTTCTGGTTCTTCAAAGAATGTCCACATGAATTTTGCACTATCCTTCGCATCATTGTTGAACCAGGATGGCCTAACCGGTCGTGCCAAATTATAGAGTTATCGCTAAACTTCTGGTTTAAAATAGCATTGACTTCAATCGTATTAATTTTCGTGTAGTACAAACCAGTAGAGAATGTAGGCAACTTTTCTATTACGTGTTTCGTGCCTTGGGTTATACTCGTGATTTGAAGGAATTCATTATTCCCTTCACTTATTGTCTCAATATGATATCCATTTCGGCGAATATCTTTAAAGCTTAACAAGTTTCTTTGAGACTTAGGAGAGTATAATGCATCAACAACTTCAATTTTAGTTCCCCAAGGTAATAATATACCTGCTCTTCCGGAGCCTTCAATAATGTTTGTACTACCCGATATAGTACTCACACTAGTCTTTTTCATCGTCAAATGAGAAAAATATTTCATATTCTTAAGTATTGTATGGGTAGCTGCACTGTCAGCAATACATAATTCTTCATCATTTATTCCCATTCGAATTCGTGGGGTATTCATTTTCTTCAAGGAAATAAAATATTCGTCACTAAAACAAACATAAATATAATAAGAATGATAAATATAGATTTAAATAAAAATACCATATTGAAAAATACATATAAACTATACATAGGATCCTTTAAATTCTAAACACACCATATAAATGATAAAACAAGCATAAAACGTCCTAACACGAATTGATATAGATAATTTGATAGTCTTAAAAGTTCATAATTATTATCTAATTCCCTTCGGGGGTCGGGAAGAAATCATCCACTTCTAGGTGAGTTGTATCGCCTGAATCAAAGTCACCTTCGCCATCTTCAATCACCATATTTGTTTCGGTATTCTTTCTTTTCTGCTTTACTGATTGAAGATAAAGATCAACAAGGTGTTTGGGTGTGCGACAAACACGTGACCAATGCCCTTTTGCACCACAACGATAACATATATTGGTCATAGTTTCGCTTTTATCTTTCTCACCCGTATGATATTTTCGGTTCCACTGCAAGTGGGAATGTGTCTTTTTGAAATAACCTCCACGACCTCCATTACGACCACCAAATCTACGTCCACGTCCACCCCCACGGCCTCGCCATTGTCCACGGCCACGGCCTTGACCACTGCTGCTGGCATGGTCCCTATAATTCCCCTTTTCATTATAGGACATAATGTTTGCTTCTGGCAATGGGGTAGAACCAGTAGGACGTGATtcatgatttttcatcaaaagcTCATTATTTTGCTCAGCCACCAACAAACAAGATATTAATTCAGAATATTTCTTAAAGCCCTTTTCACGATATTGTGTCTGCAGGACAATATTATTAGCGTGAAAAGTAGAATATGTTTTTTCTAACATATCCATATCTGTGACTTTCTCGCGACATAACTTCAATTGAGAAGTAATTTTGAACATGGTGAATTATATTCACCGTGATTTGAAATCTTGCAATCTCAAATGCATCCAATCATAGCGAGCGTTTGGCAATATGACGGTTTTCTGGTGATCATACCTTTCCTTTAGATTGCTCCAAAGGATTTGCGGGTCTTTAATAGTTAAATATTCGTTTTTAAGACCCTCGTGGAGGTGACGGCGAAGAAATATCATAGCATTAGCCTTATCTTGACATGTTGTTTTATTTCCATCTTTTATCGTCTCACCAAGCCCTTTTGCATCTAGGTGTATTTCAGCATCTAACACCCAAGGTAAATAATTCTTTCCCGAAATTTCAAGGGCCGCAAATTCAAGTTTTGCAAGGTTTGACATGATTTTCACTATTAACAATATAATAATTTAAATTAGGGCATGAAAATtatcataaaataaaaaaaataacaaaacaaaacaaaaataaaataaaataaaatttttctTGAGTAATCTATACACAAAGTGCATAGTAGACACCAATGTTAGCGGTAATCTGTATACAAAGTATACAGTAGACcaaatatattaaattaattatgtaTGAAAGAATATAGTATATAGATGTGTAACATGAAAATCAACAAATTTATCAAACAAATTGTGTAATATGCAAATGGAGTCTCATAATGCAAGTTATCATTATCTTTAATATCAATTATTTATCATTGAAGAGTTTAACTACGGTTATATGTATGATTATGTACATGCAAAGATTATGTGAACAAAAGAATTCATATATACAAGTGAATGTGTAAAAACTTGTGTCATAATCACAATAATATAAATTTAGTATAGATAGAAAATTTACAAATTAATTTGGTAGATTTGTTAAGCAAGGATCTAAAATCGAAATCAAAGGCGAAAAACTATAAGTTTGCAACAAACCTAAATTTGATAATTCTCCCAAATGTGTTATTGATCTTGAATAGAGAATCGTGCTGATAACGTATTATAATTCTACTTTGATAagagaagattaaagagagaaaacaaTATAAGAGAAAgtgagtattgttgttgtatatATTTTCATCCATGTACATGTGATACATATATATAGATTACAAAGATACCTCTTGGTGAAAGGTAACAATGGTTCCTAAAGGATAAGGAGATGGAAAGTTACAATGGTTGGGAATAGATACAATGGTTGGGGATGTAGGGGTATCATGGTCATCCACTATACATATTTtataacaaataataaataataataataaagactcgggctattcttccattttccctttacctttgtcatttttatcatatttcttgtctcgacctcgagccggacgcacttgcgccacttcagacctaatcagcaacggtctctctcgtggtcttgccttgccattcttgtcaaccaccttttccacggcaggagaagtcttcggtttcttcgaaggatgaacaacttgaaacccggattcttcctctccctcaatcagatgcttctctttttccggttctacatcacgaaccttgtagtcaacaggctcgcgcttcctcaatctctcgcgctcctccggagtagtagctttcctccaccgcgtataggaatcagatacccatagagcactaaca
The Silene latifolia isolate original U9 population chromosome 11, ASM4854445v1, whole genome shotgun sequence genome window above contains:
- the LOC141614347 gene encoding uncharacterized protein LOC141614347, with protein sequence MDMLEKTYSTFHANNIVLQTQYREKGFKKYSELISCLLVAEQNNELLMKNHESRPTGSTPLPEANIMSYNEKGNYRDHASSSGQGRGRGQWRGRGGGRGRRFGGRNGGRGGYFKKTHSHLQWNRKYHTGEKDKSETMTNICYRCGAKGHWSRVCRTPKHLVDLYLQSVKQKRKNTETNMVIEDGEGDFDSGDTTHLEVDDFFPTPEGN